Proteins found in one Cyanobacteriota bacterium genomic segment:
- the murB gene encoding UDP-N-acetylmuramate dehydrogenase: MTISQASSCVIRVPNRSFVDFMVSRPTQIRLAEGNSVIKSAQPLAPLTSYRVGGKAEWYIAPRNLQDLRASVAWAQANQLPITVIGAGSNLLISDRGLPGLVICTRYLRSVTFNDDLGQVTASAGEPIVRLAWQVAERGWRGLEWAVGIPGTVGGAVVMNAGAHGSCTAEHLVSATVLLPNGTEQVMMSDSLGYDYRTSVLQGSDCVVLSATWQFQPGFDPAMVLAATETDLNQRRATQPYHLPSCGSVFRNPEPQKAAKLIQDLGLKGYAIGGAQVSELHANFIVNVGNATAADVYQLIGYVQQQVAQQYGIQLQPEVKILGDFSSG; this comes from the coding sequence ATGACTATATCCCAAGCTTCTTCTTGTGTTATCAGGGTACCTAATCGCTCTTTTGTGGATTTTATGGTTTCGCGGCCTACCCAGATTCGCCTCGCTGAGGGTAACAGTGTGATTAAGTCTGCACAGCCCTTAGCACCCTTGACTTCCTATCGGGTTGGGGGTAAGGCAGAGTGGTACATAGCCCCACGCAACCTCCAGGATTTGCGTGCCAGTGTGGCTTGGGCGCAGGCAAACCAGTTGCCAATCACGGTTATCGGTGCTGGCTCTAACTTACTGATCAGCGATCGTGGCTTACCAGGATTGGTAATCTGTACCCGCTACTTGCGCTCAGTCACCTTTAATGACGACTTGGGACAAGTGACAGCTAGCGCAGGGGAACCAATCGTTCGTCTAGCTTGGCAAGTAGCTGAGCGGGGCTGGCGCGGTTTGGAATGGGCGGTAGGTATTCCTGGAACTGTAGGTGGAGCAGTGGTCATGAATGCTGGTGCTCATGGTAGCTGCACAGCAGAACATCTAGTAAGTGCGACGGTGCTCTTGCCCAATGGTACGGAACAGGTGATGATGTCAGACTCCTTGGGTTATGACTATCGCACATCTGTATTGCAGGGCAGCGATTGTGTAGTGTTATCGGCTACTTGGCAGTTTCAACCTGGCTTTGACCCGGCTATGGTTCTAGCCGCAACGGAGACCGATCTCAACCAACGGCGGGCAACCCAGCCCTATCACTTGCCGAGTTGTGGCAGTGTGTTTCGCAATCCAGAGCCACAAAAGGCTGCCAAGCTCATTCAAGATTTAGGACTCAAGGGATATGCTATCGGGGGTGCTCAGGTGTCAGAATTACACGCTAATTTCATTGTGAATGTGGGCAATGCTACTGCGGCGGATGTCTACCAGCTCATTGGTTACGTGCAACAGCAAGTGGCTCAGCAGTATGGGATCCAATTACAGCCTGAAGTGAAAATACTGGGTGATTTTTCCTCAGGATGA